From a single Alloactinosynnema sp. L-07 genomic region:
- a CDS encoding copper homeostasis protein CutC, producing the protein MLLEIIALTVADARAAELGGADRLEVISDMASDGLTPAPDLVAAIRAAVGIPLRVMLRDRAGFTVDRYRLADLVSMAKTLRAAGADEFVLGFLTDDGRVDLDATETLVGALDGANWTFHRAIDHAGDAESAWPALCELPGLDFVLTAGSAAGLSDGLAVLAGRAGWQASGVRLIAGGGLRTEHIPELRAVGVTAFHAGGLVRPNWESPVEPERVRMLRELVDASAYPG; encoded by the coding sequence GTGCTGCTGGAGATCATCGCCCTCACCGTCGCCGACGCCCGCGCCGCGGAGCTCGGCGGCGCCGACCGGCTGGAGGTGATCAGCGACATGGCCAGCGACGGTCTCACCCCAGCACCCGACCTGGTCGCCGCGATCCGCGCGGCGGTCGGCATCCCCCTGCGGGTGATGCTGCGCGACCGGGCCGGGTTCACCGTCGACCGCTACCGCCTGGCCGACCTGGTGTCGATGGCGAAGACGCTGCGGGCGGCCGGGGCCGACGAGTTCGTGCTCGGCTTCCTGACCGACGACGGCCGAGTGGATCTCGACGCCACGGAGACACTGGTGGGCGCGCTGGACGGGGCGAACTGGACCTTCCACCGCGCGATCGACCACGCGGGCGACGCGGAATCCGCGTGGCCCGCGCTGTGCGAACTGCCCGGGTTGGACTTCGTGCTGACGGCGGGATCGGCGGCGGGCCTGTCCGACGGACTCGCGGTCCTGGCGGGCCGGGCGGGGTGGCAGGCCTCCGGCGTCCGGCTCATCGCGGGCGGCGGACTGCGGACCGAGCACATCCCCGAACTGCGCGCGGTCGGCGTCACCGCGTTCCACGCGGGCGGACTGGTCCGGCCGAACTGGGAGTCCCCGGTCGAGCCGGAACGGGTGCGGATGCTCCGAGAACTGGTCGACGCCTCGGCTTACCCCGGCTGA